The sequence GCTGAAGGTCCGGTCGCAGCTCTTCTTGGGCCGGTTTAGCTGAGCTTCGTCGACCCACTTGCACGACAGCTCCTGTTTGATGGGCTGCCGCATATAACGGAAGAAGGCGCCAGGCCCATGGTGGGCCGCCACGTTCACGCCCATGTTCATGTTCATGGGGCTGTAGTTAGGGAACTGCGCGCCGGCCGTATAGGGGTCCGTGCGCGGGCTGGCTACCGCGCGGTACGGGTCCGCACGGCCAAACAGCTCCCCGCGCAGCCCCAGGTGGACTTGATTGTTGTCCATGTGCCCTGTAGGCGACGGGTGCCCAGTGGTCTGCTCATGCAGCCCGGGAAAGAGCAGGTAACTTGGTGGTTCGGGAATGCCAGCTGGAGCGTGCAGACCACTCGCCGAACCAGCGAAGAGCGCATGCTGCCCACCACCTGAGGCAGCCTCGCCGAGCCCGGAGCTGCGCTGGCGGAACAGAAAGTCACGCGTGGAATTGAAGGCGGCGGAGGCGGCACCGCCATAGctgggcacctggctggtgtggtgatggtggtggtggtggtggtggtggtgatggcccAGGGCGTTGGCGTAACCCGAACCCTGTGGCATGAATGCAGAACTCTGTCCAGAAGATAGATCGTGAGCCGCGGCGGGGCTCAGCTTGAaggcagcagcagcggctgcggcggcggcgtggGGAGAGTCTCCGAAGGGACTCAGCCCCATGCTCGCCGGCTCGCGGTTGGGCATCTCGTGGTGGCGCGGCGCGCCGAAGCTGCCCACTCCCAGCCCGGGGAACTGTGGGCCTCCGTCCAGGAGCATCGTCATGGGTGGGGGGGGCGTTCTGGGCACTGGCGATTCGGCTGCAATGAGCGACGGAGCGGGCAGAGGAGATCTCCGAAGTGCTGTAGTCGGAGAGGAGTGGCGGCAGTTGGACACAGCCGGGAGACCCCCAAGGCAGTACCAGGGGCTGCAACTTTCCGTCGCTGCGAGTCTCCTGCAGAAGgataggagggaggaagggaagtagAGGGAgctggagtggggaggaagggggaggggaagtgaggaGAAAGATTCTGGGACTAGATCTGGTTTAACAAACTAACAGGCGCgcacaaagaaaaataagcaaaataacaaGTGGAGGGCGGAGTTTTCTAATCCCGTCCCAGGCACCCCTCCTCTCCTGGAGAGCACAACCGAGGGGCCAGGAGGCTTCCTGCACACGGGCCTCCGGACTGGTCTGCGCCAAATAGCAGAGCCGGCTCACGGCCAGCGGGCGGcagcgggcaggaggcaggctcGGTCCGCACTGCTTGCTGCGCGAGTCCCAGCCTCTTCGCCTCCAGAGTAATGTCCTTGGACTGATAAAGTCAATCACTCACTCCTTTCACATAAACCTAGCGGGAGGCCGCGAGGCGCGCGCCAATGGGGAACCAGCTGGCGCCCGGTCACCTGACCCCCGGCCCTGCAGCCCATTGGCCGCCGCCACACTGATTGGCAGCGCGGAGTGGGGAACATGGCAGCCTCTTCCAAGCGACCGCCTCTGATTGGGCCTTGGCCCGGCGCTTGGCAGGTGAAGCGGCTGCTGCCGGGCGCCCGCGAGTGGGCTTGGCCAGGCTTGCGCTGCTGTAGGGAACTGGAACCAGGCTCCAGCCAACGACCGGCGGGGCGGAGCCTGGCCTCTCCTCCTCTTCACTTCGTCCTGAAGCGGGCAAGCACCCCTCTCGCGCGCTGAACCTGCTTTGACCAAATGAACTCTTATCCCCTCGAGGATTGTTCCTCCGTCCGAGCGGTCCCTTACCACCCCGAGATTGAGCCTCCTCATAGGCTGAAGGGCGCCTATCCCGAGACGAGCGCAGCAGTTCCAGGCTCAAGGCCCACTAGGTGCGCCCTCCCCACATGCCACTATGGGCTTTGATGGTCTAGAGACTCCGGACTGAGGCTGTCCAGCTCACCGTCTGTGccctgagctgctgctgcctccaAAAAGGAGAAACGATTACAATTACAACTGATTCTCTTCCCTCTGAACCTAGCGTTGAGTCTTTAGTTTGTGCGTAATGGCTATATTTGCCGCTCCCTCCCGCTTCTCCCACGACACACCAAACACAGCAAACACATATAACACAATAAACACACGCACACAGCCAGAAACATGCACGCAACACAGTAAACAcgaacacaccacacacacacacaactaaacaGTAAGCGCACAACTCAGTAAAACAACAAGCTACAACAAAACAGTAAGCAGACACACAACAAAGTAAATACACGCATTTAACACAGCAAATGTACACACAAATGTTAAATATGCACAGAATACATTTAGCCGATGTACACAAAACATGCACAGAAGAAAGTAAATACACACATTGCAAAGTCACTAAACACAAACAGGATCCGTGCAGTTCTCAAACCACAGGACTAATTAGCTTCGAATTCTCAACATTTCCAAAAGCAAACGTTGGGGGCCAGAATGAAGACTGTGAGGTAAAAATTTACCCCTTGGAACAGCTAAGACTTTGCTCTCTTTTACTTCTACACGGAGCAGCAAGTGGACTTCTTACCCCTTAGAGATTTACTTTCCAGGATTGTATGTGGGATCACTACCCACTTCTGTCTGGTGCAAGGTCTTTCAGACCAGTTCAGACAAGGCtataaattcacttttttttttttttttttttttttttgtctcgcAGGGCATTTGCAAAGAATTCAGGAGAGTGAGAGTGGAAAGAAAAGGCCGAAAAAACGATGGCTGTGATTGTCACATCCCTAACAGGGCCAAGCCCCAAAGTCTAAACCTTGAGGCTGCCTCGCAGCCTGGCCGCCATCTCTCTGTAGGAAACAACATCTGATCAAGTTCAGAGGCGCTTGGAGAGACCGCCTCAAGCAGCGCTTTATAAACTGCAGCCTTTCACTTCCTGCCCCCCAATCCGCCTGGCCCGGCCAACACTTTACCTTTCTTAACCCGTTTGCTGGGGGAGAACATACTGGTTGCACACCTACCGTAGTAACCCCCTCCCATCAAACTCGCCCCAGTTCTCCCTCTACATCCAGAGCTCTCTCCTGAGGTTGGAAGGTGAGTTCACTGCTAACTCAAATTACTACGTTTACTGAGAACTGGCTCACCAAGAATGGTTTCAGTGGCGCTCAGCAGAGGGTTTctttgggtggggagagggagtggggttCGAAGAAGAACAAATACGCTTAAATCATGCAAATGAATTCCCTGGAGTCAGTTTTACAAAAAGGGAGAGtcgcttttctttctttttctcctttcttttcactTCCCCCTTTATCTTCTCCTTTCCTTTACCTTTCTTCACCTCCCATCTACCCGCGTGAACCCTAGGACGGTGGTTGGTTTGAAAAGTATGAATTTCCTCACAGTGCCTGAGGAAAGCGATTCTCAAGGCTCGGGGCGGGGAGGCGGTGGCTGTCGAGCCCTAGCTGGCCCAAGGGTTTCCGGGTAGCACTGCCTGGTATCCCGAGAACCAGGGGCCTTGCGCCTTTTGGGAGTCAGGGCGGGCAGTCAGGCGAGAAAAGAGGGGGCTGAGGAAATAGGGCAAACCATGGAGCCCAGTTTGCTCCTTTGTGGGAAGGGGTCCCGAGCGCTGTGCAGGGGGATGTTGCCGCCGCAGACCTACCGGTTGTCCAGTGTCCGTTTTGATATGTCCACATTCCGATAATTAATTGCCTCCAACACGTGCTCTGTAGTCACTGGAACAAAAAAGGCATAATTCAATTAGATCATCAACCGAGAAGTGGGGAGGGGATATGCTTGTTAAGGGGCCGATCTGAGGCAGTTCAGTCAAGTCAAAACCCCGGGCGGGGAGCCCTTCCAGGGGCAGCCCGACCCAGCCAGAGGGTGCTACCCTGAGGGGGTGTCATCGCTCCGTGGGTCGCAGGGACCCCAGATCCCCCTAAAAGGACGAGTCGGGTGCCTTTGTGAACAGTAAGGCAGAGGCAGGCCATTTGGAATTCTATTTCGGTTGGTTTGGGTCAAGATTTCCTTTTGGAGGAGGGAGAACCCTGACCCTTGAAACACGATAGAAAGCGAAATATCTACAGATACTGCAAGTTATCACATGTGAAAACAAAGCAGCTGCCCGCAAACCACTCCCGTGAGTCAAGAATAACAATGGGAAGTTTTCCTGATTACCTGCAGCCCCCACCCGTTACTCGATTTTCGGAGGAGACCCTAAGAACAACTTCGGGGGACAGGGGGCTTTAGGGAGCTGAATCTGAGAGCAGATTGGTGCCTGAAAGAGGAGAGCACAGAAAAGTTTTTCCTGCACACAAGCTGGAGCAAGGCAGAAGAGCGCTTCAGTTTCTTCGTTTCTCAGGTGGGGAAAAGACTCACTGGGCTGGGCTTGGCAGAGCTGGACAGCTTGAACCCAGGGGTCCTGGTCTTATTTTATGCTATAACCCACGCTTTCTTGGCAGCTTTGACTTACTGGGGTTTGCATGTGTATTAGGCAGGATAAATTAACTAATAAATCTGTTTTTTGCATCCCTCAGTTGTATGTGGTCTGGTCTAAATATCCACATGTCTGTATGGATAGGAAATATAATGGGATCTTTCCCTCACACTGAGTTCAAAcagtaaataggaaaaaaaaatgatttattttcataCCCAAATCTgaagcaataaataaaatcagagaaaCTGATCATTGCCAAATAAGCAAAGCTTTTGAGCCGGAATTTTGAAATTCAGCTTGGAGAAGCCGGAGGGAAGCAGAACGTCCAAAGCGGCAGGAGGGACGGTTTCTCTATATAACACAGTACCCCACGCTGCATCACTTTTCTCTTCACTCCAGCCTCCGAAAAACCAAAACACAGTCAGCACGTTGTGTTATCATGCAGGATTTCTTTCTAAACACATTTTCTGTGGCGGACATGAAATTATTCTAAATCGGAGACCTGGCAATTTTCTTTAAGTCCAAGGGAAACACTGCGgtcttttcttctgttttgtatTTAGAAAAGACTTGCAATCTAACACTTGCAACATTTTAAAGACCCTTTAAACCCAGCAAGCGGATTTCCGCTCTGCCAATGTTTCctgatttatttcaataaatgaatCTTTGAATCCAGGAAGGGAATTATTCCAAGACACTGAATTTGGTGCCCCTGCCTCCTCTTTGGGTAGCACAAAGTGTTTCTCGTTGAAACAGGTCCTTGAAACTCACCATTATTGccaagttttaaaatgataaaccACACTTTCTTTACATAaattcccaccctccctccagagtcacagttcctttttaaaaggaaaaactgcAAATcgcattaaaaaatgaaaggggAAGAAAACTGGGAAAGGAATGCGTTTTTAactcctctttatttttatgctaAGATAAAGCTCTTAATTGGTTTCAGGGGCTGAGCTGAAATGTCTCTGGAGCTCAGGGACCCTTGGGACACACTCGCCAAGGGCTCATTTGGGCTCTAGGCTTTATCTACTACATCAGAGTTTTCACCGTAATCCtatcatttgacaaatattttataagttcTAAATACCTTTAAAATTCAATATAGAATAAACAAATAGATATTGTTAatcaactctttttaaaaagtctgttttttggggggtcaatcaggaaaaaaggagacatgtaatatttgaaataatttttttaaagtctgttttgccTTTGTCCTCTGCAGTCCAAGGCATATCGCTGCCCAATGTAATGAAATGCAAACCGGATAGGAATGAGACATTTTCATTGTACTTGTCAATTAAGTAAGGTTATATCTGGAGAAGAAAGGCAGGGGTTGAACTAGAATTACCAGAATCCAGTTTGGGATTATGAAGAGAAACCTGGAAATACAGGAAATGGAGCAAAACCCTAGGAGGTGGACAGAGCTCAGTAACCAGCCAAGTCTGGGTGCCAGGCTCGTGGTGAGGTGTGGTCCTGGCCAGCCAGGTCCTGCTACTAGTGAGTACCTTTACTACTTTGGGATTGCCTAGATGTTAGCCTCCAGGGTCTAAAGAACACTGGCAGTGGCTCTGGGTACCAGAAGTCACAATGGAAGAGGACTTCCCTTTCCTTTAGGACCAGAACCCCTTTTAGGTGGAGATTGCCCAGGCAAGGAAAGATGGAGacccaggaagagaaagaaatatgcaATCATGCATTTGATTTGTGTTTATAAGTTTTCCCCAGTGACCTGAAGAGGTGGGGTAAGGAGAAGGGATTTGGGGTGTGAAGCTTACCTAACATTCTGGATCACACATTTACCCAGGACCCCAAGTTCCATCAAGCTGTAAAATGCCCCATtagttctaaaatataaattattttggctCCAAAACAAGTGGAGAGAAACATTTGACTCTCCTGAGATACTTTCTTATTCAGTTCTCTGCCTTGAGACAGGATCTTGCTCCCAAAATTATCTCTGGACCACATAGTTGTTCCTAGCAGTGACTCTCATCCTTGCTGTCTAGATCTGTCAAGCTCCATTTCCCTAGTTTGGGCCTATTTCAccattccctcttcctcctcctttcttctctggggCAGAGACTACATTACCTGAATTATCTTCTCTTTTGTCCAAATGGAGAATGAGAATTACACCTAAAAAATGCTGTCCCCAGCCCTTTCAACTCCCAAGGAAcattttgtaatttgtttttgCCTTTGGTTTGGAGTCACTCATTTAGTTCTTTCCTAGTTGGGGGATGGGAAGGAAGGTCTTTCATATTAAAACAAAGCTTGTATGCCTCCCTTTCCCCCATGTTCTTTCCTCTACTCTACCCAAACAAGTCAGAATGGGGGTGAATTAGAGTAACCTCTAGTTTGAATGTGCTTTGACAACTTCAAGCCAAATCTGGCACATAGCCTATTATATTTGTATGACTTCAGGAGCCAagaatgtgtatgtgttttaatcTTTAAAGGGTTAGAagtagaaaaagaaggaggagaagaaggaaggagtggggggagTTTATGATAGAGGGATTTAATGTgtcccacaaagcctaaaatattttctatttgaccctttatagaaaaagtttgtcaACCTTTTTGACTAGGATTGGACTGCAGCCTCAGCAGAGGCTAGGCATTCTTAACTGGAGGGCTTTATCCACCATCACTCTCCTATTTTTCAAGCTTCATTATGTATGACACAATGTTTTTTTTCAGTCTCACTACTCAATTATTTCTGAGGATAACTTTGGCTTTGAAGAAAGGCAAAAAGTAAAGAATCAAGGGAAGATGAAGATGTGGGAGAAAGAAGggacaaagagagaaaagaaaaggagttgTGAATATCTCAATCTGTGACTAGGAGACCTCTGACCCTGAAGGTGGTTTTATTGTCTTTCTTCTTTGGCTACAGATACATAGTTTATTGACCATTTCTGCATGACTGAGACCTGAGGGACACTTCCCGGGCCAAACCAAGCAAGGCATTTGAGTCCAGACTAAGGAGGATGGGCAGCCTGCCTCCAGGAAACCCAAGGGAAGTGACCCCAATTCTCCAGGCCTGAGAGTAGACTCTTCCCCAATTCAACTGCTTCTCTTCAGTGAGGGCCTAGAGTTCACCCATCTCCTCATTCTCTCCCAGAAAcactcctcttccttttccccacagATAAACGCCATCAGCCATTATATTTGGACAAGGATTTTAGGACCCCTACCTAAATGCCCCTCCTTTAAACTATAAGAATAGGTTAATATAAAGATTCCAGTGTACTCCTATCAACCCGCTTGGCCAGCTACTGACTTTGCTTATCCTCTTAggtctgccccgcccccccgccactcTTTCCTCCAGAACTCTGGCCCTATCAGGAATTTCTCTTTAAGGTTACATTTCCCCCTGCCTTCAACCCTTGTCCCCTCAGATGGAGCTTTGGTAGATTACATTTAACCTAGGGTTTTCCACTGGTGCCATTTATGGAAAATCAGCTTGGGGACCAGGTCACACCAGCAAGGCCAAGAAAAGAAGGCAAGTCCAAGAAAGGTCTGGGTGACATTCCTGTTCTAGTTCAGTGAGGGTGCCATTTCTTTTCAAGAAAGCTAGGAGCCATCTTGGTGAAAATGTTGTGGAGGACATGAAATTTAAAGGAAGCCTCCTCCTGGCACAGTCTACAGAAACCTTTAGCTCTTGGAAGGCAGTAGAACTCAAGAATTATCACCTTCTGATGTTGTCCCTCCTCCTAGGGTCCTGCCTCTCCCTCAGAACAGGCCCTTAACCTCTTGAAGGAAGCTCTACCAACTACAAGGTCTGCTACACTGGAGACGTTGAGGACCCATTCAGTGGGAACCTTGAAGTCCAACACATTGCAGGTTGAAGTCCAGTGTATTAATCTTTTGCCACCCCATCAAAATCAGAGGTTGGGGTCTTCCTTGTGTatcctttctaattttttcagCTTCTGTGCATCCAAGGACACCTTCTCTTCTTCCCGTAGTCCAAGTTCCACGCTGCAACTCTAGCCCCTAAACTTCTATGCCTTGCCCTCTCTCCCCTTGTTTCCTATTTAACAGACAGTCCTTCAAGTATCAAAGAGCCTGATTTGAGCAAGGACACCCTAGATGGGCCCTTGAGGACAGTTAACAGGAGTTCTTGGAGCCTGCGTTCTCCGCTCAGCCCTGTTTTTCTCTTGACCTCAACACACAG comes from Eptesicus fuscus isolate TK198812 chromosome 1, DD_ASM_mEF_20220401, whole genome shotgun sequence and encodes:
- the ZIC3 gene encoding zinc finger protein ZIC 3 isoform X2; this translates as MTMLLDGGPQFPGLGVGSFGAPRHHEMPNREPASMGLSPFGDSPHAAAAAAAAAFKLSPAAAHDLSSGQSSAFMPQGSGYANALGHHHHHHHHHHHHTSQVPSYGGAASAAFNSTRDFLFRQRSSGLGEAASGGGQHALFAGSASGLHAPAGIPEPPSYLLFPGLHEQTTGHPSPTGHMDNNQVHLGLRGELFGRADPYRAVASPRTDPYTAGAQFPNYSPMNMNMGVNVAAHHGPGAFFRYMRQPIKQELSCKWVDEAQLNRPKKSCDRTFSTMHELVTHVTMEHVGGPEQNNHVCYWEECPREGKSFKAKYKLVNHIRVHTGEKPFPCPFPGCGKIFARSENLKIHKRTHTGEKPFKCEFEGCDRRFANSSDRKKHMHVHTSDKPYICKVCDKSYTHPSSLRKHMKCCPAWYPGQSLIPDEELDTDVGMQQSALHNTTYAKCRVNAEPTVQEMIY
- the ZIC3 gene encoding zinc finger protein ZIC 3 isoform X1 — protein: MTMLLDGGPQFPGLGVGSFGAPRHHEMPNREPASMGLSPFGDSPHAAAAAAAAAFKLSPAAAHDLSSGQSSAFMPQGSGYANALGHHHHHHHHHHHHTSQVPSYGGAASAAFNSTRDFLFRQRSSGLGEAASGGGQHALFAGSASGLHAPAGIPEPPSYLLFPGLHEQTTGHPSPTGHMDNNQVHLGLRGELFGRADPYRAVASPRTDPYTAGAQFPNYSPMNMNMGVNVAAHHGPGAFFRYMRQPIKQELSCKWVDEAQLNRPKKSCDRTFSTMHELVTHVTMEHVGGPEQNNHVCYWEECPREGKSFKAKYKLVNHIRVHTGEKPFPCPFPGCGKIFARSENLKIHKRTHTGEKPFKCEFEGCDRRFANSSDRKKHMHVHTSDKPYICKVCDKSYTHPSSLRKHMKVHESQGSDSSPAASSGYESSTPPAIASANSKDTTKPPSAVQTSTSYNPGLPPNFNEWYV